A region from the uncultured Macellibacteroides sp. genome encodes:
- a CDS encoding ferritin, whose protein sequence is MLSKSLEAALNKQINAEFWSAYLYLSMSTDFAAKGYPGFANWMNIQFKEEQDHAMKFMNYVIARGGRVELKPIAEVATSWETPLNAFQETLTHEREVTALINNLNSLAVEEKDYATESMLRWFIDEQVEEEETAQSLIDALKMIKDNGFGLYTLDKELAARVYTPATTA, encoded by the coding sequence ATGTTAAGCAAAAGTTTAGAAGCTGCTTTAAATAAGCAGATCAACGCTGAATTTTGGTCAGCCTACCTTTATCTTTCTATGTCGACAGACTTTGCAGCTAAAGGATATCCTGGGTTTGCAAACTGGATGAACATACAGTTCAAAGAAGAACAAGATCATGCAATGAAGTTTATGAACTATGTTATCGCACGTGGTGGAAGAGTCGAACTAAAACCAATAGCAGAAGTTGCTACTTCATGGGAAACTCCGTTAAACGCGTTTCAGGAGACTTTGACTCACGAACGAGAAGTTACAGCTCTTATCAATAACCTTAACTCTTTGGCTGTCGAAGAAAAAGACTATGCCACTGAATCTATGCTTCGTTGGTTTATTGACGAACAGGTAGAAGAAGAAGAAACTGCGCAAAGCCTGATCGATGCATTGAAAATGATCAAAGATAATGGTTTTGGACTTTACACATTAGATAAAGAACTAGCCGCCCGTGTATATACTCCGGCTACTACAGCTTAA